The Neoarius graeffei isolate fNeoGra1 chromosome 10, fNeoGra1.pri, whole genome shotgun sequence genome has a segment encoding these proteins:
- the cdo1 gene encoding cysteine dioxygenase type 1 isoform X1, which translates to MEHTLMVKPETLDDLIKILHQIFESDNVNVEEVQSIMEAYESKPQEWKKFAKFDQYRYTRNLVNEGNGKFNLMILCWGEGHGSSIHDHTDSHCFLKLLQGQLKETLFEWPDGKAHDEMIQKSQHILRENQCAYINDSIGLHRVENVSHTECAVSLHLYSPPFQHCQTFDQRTGHKNTVKMTFWSKFGKKTPLETTISQENN; encoded by the exons ATGGAGCACACTCTAATGGTCAAGCCAGAGACGCTGGATGATCTGATTAAAATTCTCCACCAAATTTTCGAAAGTGACAATGTCAATGTTGAGGAGGTGCAGAGTATTATGGAGGCATACGAAAGTAAACCACAAGAATGGAAGAAATTTGCAAAATTTGACCAAtacag GTATACCAGAAATCTCGTCAATGAGGGCAACGGCAAGTTTAACCTTATGATTCTGTGCTGGGGTGAAGGCCATGGCAG TAGTATCCATGACCATACAGACTCGCACTGCTTCCTGAAGCTTCTGCAGGGCCAGCTGAAAGAGACTCTGTTTGAATGGCCTGATGGTAAAGCACATGATGAAATGATCCAAAAATCTCAGCATATATTGCGGGAAAACCAGTGTGCTTACATTAATG ATTCCATCGGCCTGCACCGGGTAGAGAACGTCAGTCACACAGAATGTGCAGTCAGCTTGCACTTGTATAGCCCTCCTTTCCAGCATTGCCAGACATTTGACCAGCGAACGGGACATAAGAACACTGTCAAAATGACATTCTGGAGTAAATTTGGCAAGAAGACGCCACTT GAAACTACAATCTCCCAAGAAAATAACTGA
- the cdo1 gene encoding cysteine dioxygenase type 1 isoform X2, whose protein sequence is MEHTLMVKPETLDDLIKILHQIFESDNVNVEEVQSIMEAYESKPQEWKKFAKFDQYRYTRNLVNEGNGKFNLMILCWGEGHGSSIHDHTDSHCFLKLLQGQLKETLFEWPDGKAHDEMIQKSQHILRENQCAYINGNYNLPRK, encoded by the exons ATGGAGCACACTCTAATGGTCAAGCCAGAGACGCTGGATGATCTGATTAAAATTCTCCACCAAATTTTCGAAAGTGACAATGTCAATGTTGAGGAGGTGCAGAGTATTATGGAGGCATACGAAAGTAAACCACAAGAATGGAAGAAATTTGCAAAATTTGACCAAtacag GTATACCAGAAATCTCGTCAATGAGGGCAACGGCAAGTTTAACCTTATGATTCTGTGCTGGGGTGAAGGCCATGGCAG TAGTATCCATGACCATACAGACTCGCACTGCTTCCTGAAGCTTCTGCAGGGCCAGCTGAAAGAGACTCTGTTTGAATGGCCTGATGGTAAAGCACATGATGAAATGATCCAAAAATCTCAGCATATATTGCGGGAAAACCAGTGTGCTTACATTAATG GAAACTACAATCTCCCAAGAAAATAA